The Kineococcus endophyticus genome includes a region encoding these proteins:
- the mshB gene encoding N-acetyl-1-D-myo-inositol-2-amino-2-deoxy-alpha-D-glucopyranoside deacetylase — MTTTPPERPDDAGAAVAGRDPLEIAADVVEDALGELDPEALAAMDALDQPRRILLVHAHPDDETIGTGATMARYAEAGASVTLLTATRGELGEVIPAELAHLDPDALGEHRTHELATAMEALGVTDHRFLTRPDGSGYRDSGMVWLAPGQAASTTVDGGEVDPRALTAADPDEVAAQVAAVVREVRPQVVVTYEPGGGYGHPDHVRVHEATVRALVLAAGDQHDGTVPWQVAKVYEIVQPESAVRVALRALAGTGAAGAGDPDGTLPSVVVPDGEVTTVVDGTGQLPAKLAALRAHATQVELDLDADVPVMRLSNGVPQPVWPTEHFRLRHGVASGPFDADGRETDLFAGVAPAE, encoded by the coding sequence ATGACGACGACACCTCCCGAACGGCCCGACGACGCCGGGGCGGCGGTGGCGGGGCGCGACCCGCTGGAGATCGCGGCGGACGTCGTCGAGGACGCGCTGGGGGAGCTCGACCCCGAGGCGCTCGCGGCGATGGACGCCCTGGACCAGCCCCGGCGCATCCTCCTCGTCCACGCGCACCCGGACGACGAGACGATCGGCACCGGCGCGACGATGGCGCGCTACGCCGAGGCGGGAGCGAGCGTCACGCTGCTCACGGCCACCCGCGGGGAGCTGGGGGAGGTCATCCCGGCCGAGCTCGCCCACCTGGACCCCGACGCCCTGGGGGAGCACCGCACGCACGAGCTGGCGACGGCGATGGAGGCCCTCGGGGTCACCGACCACCGCTTCCTGACGCGTCCCGACGGCTCGGGGTACCGGGACTCGGGCATGGTCTGGCTCGCGCCGGGGCAGGCCGCGTCGACGACGGTGGACGGCGGGGAGGTCGACCCGCGGGCGCTCACGGCGGCCGACCCCGACGAGGTCGCCGCGCAGGTCGCGGCCGTCGTGCGCGAGGTGCGTCCGCAGGTCGTCGTCACCTACGAACCGGGCGGCGGGTACGGCCACCCCGACCACGTCCGGGTGCACGAGGCCACCGTGCGCGCCCTGGTGCTGGCGGCGGGTGACCAGCACGACGGGACGGTGCCGTGGCAGGTCGCGAAGGTCTACGAGATCGTCCAGCCCGAGTCGGCCGTCCGGGTGGCGTTGCGCGCCCTCGCCGGGACCGGGGCCGCGGGCGCCGGGGACCCCGACGGGACGCTGCCGAGCGTCGTCGTGCCCGACGGGGAGGTCACGACGGTGGTCGACGGCACGGGACAGCTGCCCGCCAAGCTCGCCGCGCTGCGCGCCCACGCCACCCAGGTCGAGCTCGACCTCGACGCCGACGTGCCCGTCATGCGCCTGTCCAACGGTGTGCCGCAACCGGTCTGGCCGACCGAGCACTTCCGCCTGCGGCACGGCGTGGCCTCGGGGCCGTTCGACGCCGACGGTCGGGAGACGGACCTGTTCGCCGGCGTCGCCCCCGCGGAGTGA
- a CDS encoding AAA family ATPase has protein sequence MAHVLRAPDARRTSEQPARHGAPRAGRDSADVGRLRERNRRRRTRTLLLVVLAALLVLDVRLATGGSLVPDLPAVDPLYLMIGVFFAFMIALMLGQTLVSGRSPHVVYRPEQIDVSLDDVKGLDPVKEDVERSLDLFLGSRTFRSRMGGRPRRGLLFEGSPGTGKTHMAKAMAREAGVPFLFVSATSFQSMWYGATARKVRSYFKALRKAARREGGAIGFIEEIDAIAGARGGMSSMTAATTASVMGCGGLTNLPMSLPGTAPATGHAALQTERLASSEGASGVVNELLVQMQSFDEPTTSERLHGWFVDTVNRFLPADRRLQRPVGEPVEVLIIAATNRADALDPALLRPGRFDRRMTFGLPDKAGRRQLVDHFLARKAHEAPLDEAERRDALAGITNGYSPVMIENLLDEALVNAVRRGGDGMSWADVEHARLVTEVGLGQPVAYTDHEARLIATHEAGHAAVAWLVAPQRRLEILTIVKRASALGLLAHGDAEDVYTRSRTELAGMIKIAFGGQVAEELFFGDVSTGPAGDLQSATSVAAQMVGSAGMAGTLVSFAAVQQGAFADGNLVSRVLGDSEGRRLVENLLREQKEAVRELLGRHRHLVEALRDALLERHELIGHEITDVLQAAQAEHASAAPQRVIDLRDPADRRI, from the coding sequence GTGGCCCACGTCCTGCGCGCCCCCGACGCCCGGCGCACGTCCGAGCAGCCCGCCCGTCACGGCGCACCCCGCGCCGGCCGCGACAGCGCCGACGTCGGCCGGCTGCGCGAGCGCAACCGCCGCCGCCGCACCCGGACGCTGCTGCTCGTCGTGCTCGCCGCGCTGCTCGTCCTCGACGTCCGCCTGGCCACCGGCGGGTCCCTCGTCCCGGACCTGCCGGCCGTCGACCCCCTGTACCTCATGATCGGCGTCTTCTTCGCCTTCATGATCGCGCTGATGCTCGGCCAGACCCTCGTCTCCGGGCGCTCGCCGCACGTCGTGTACCGGCCCGAGCAGATCGACGTCTCCCTCGACGACGTCAAGGGCCTGGACCCCGTCAAGGAGGACGTCGAGCGCAGCCTCGACCTGTTCCTCGGCTCGCGCACCTTCCGCAGCCGCATGGGCGGCCGTCCGCGCCGCGGCCTCCTCTTCGAGGGCTCGCCGGGCACGGGCAAGACGCACATGGCCAAGGCCATGGCGCGCGAGGCGGGCGTCCCGTTCCTCTTCGTCTCCGCGACCAGCTTCCAGTCCATGTGGTACGGCGCGACGGCCCGCAAGGTGCGCTCCTACTTCAAGGCCCTGCGCAAGGCCGCCCGCCGCGAGGGCGGCGCCATCGGGTTCATCGAGGAGATCGACGCGATCGCCGGTGCCCGCGGCGGCATGAGCTCGATGACCGCCGCCACGACCGCGAGCGTCATGGGCTGCGGTGGCCTCACCAACCTGCCCATGTCCCTGCCGGGTACCGCTCCCGCGACGGGACACGCTGCGCTGCAGACCGAACGGCTCGCCTCCAGCGAGGGTGCCAGCGGCGTCGTCAACGAGCTGCTCGTGCAGATGCAGTCCTTCGACGAGCCCACGACGTCCGAGCGCCTGCACGGCTGGTTCGTCGACACGGTGAACCGGTTCCTGCCCGCCGACCGCCGGCTCCAGCGTCCCGTCGGCGAACCCGTCGAGGTCCTGATCATCGCCGCGACCAACCGCGCCGACGCCCTCGACCCGGCGCTGCTGCGCCCCGGCCGCTTCGACCGCCGCATGACCTTCGGTCTGCCGGACAAGGCCGGTCGCCGGCAGCTCGTCGACCACTTCCTGGCCCGCAAGGCCCACGAGGCGCCCCTCGACGAGGCCGAGCGCCGCGACGCCCTGGCCGGCATCACCAACGGCTACTCGCCGGTGATGATCGAGAACCTGCTCGACGAGGCCCTCGTCAACGCGGTCCGCCGCGGCGGCGACGGCATGAGCTGGGCCGACGTCGAGCACGCCCGGCTCGTCACCGAGGTCGGCCTCGGCCAGCCGGTCGCCTACACCGACCACGAGGCGCGCCTCATCGCGACCCACGAGGCCGGGCACGCCGCCGTCGCGTGGCTCGTCGCGCCGCAGCGGCGCCTGGAGATCCTCACGATCGTCAAGCGCGCCAGCGCCCTCGGGCTGCTCGCCCACGGTGACGCCGAGGACGTCTACACCCGCTCGCGCACCGAGCTGGCCGGCATGATCAAGATCGCCTTCGGGGGGCAGGTGGCCGAGGAGCTGTTCTTCGGCGACGTCTCCACCGGTCCGGCCGGCGACCTGCAGTCGGCGACGTCGGTCGCCGCCCAGATGGTCGGCTCCGCGGGCATGGCGGGCACGCTCGTGTCCTTCGCCGCCGTCCAGCAGGGCGCCTTCGCCGACGGCAACCTCGTCTCCCGCGTCCTGGGCGACTCCGAGGGCCGCCGCCTGGTGGAGAACCTGCTGCGCGAGCAGAAGGAGGCCGTCCGCGAGCTGCTCGGTCGCCACCGCCACCTCGTCGAGGCGCTGCGCGACGCGCTGCTGGAGCGCCACGAGCTCATCGGCCACGAGATCACCGACGTGCTCCAGGCCGCGCAGGCCGAGCACGCGTCGGCTGCCCCGCAGCGGGTCATCGACCTGCGCGACCCCGCCGACCGGCGGATCTGA
- a CDS encoding acyl-CoA dehydrogenase family protein → MTSDTLTATTQSAAERFAPLFARFAEGVVAREQDHELPRAQVRDLLEAGFGRLRVPVAEGGEGLDLVEFADLLVDLAAADSALPQVFRGHIAWVEQVLSLPAGEYRSRWVERVVAGELVGNAWSEVGDGVTGRQQTVVTTRDGRTSVSGRKYYTTGTIFADWTDATARRELPDGSFETVTVLVPVHAEGASVSDDWDGFGQQLTGTGTLVLDDVEVDAADVAPFTDRFRYQTALYQLVLLAVHAGIAAAVERDTGAQVRGRTRSYTHGLAPLVRNDAQVLSVVGEISATAFTARALVRAAAQAVQGAADTAHLPGTDADREANVLAEIRTAQAQVVLSETVPRAATLLFNTLGASGTSRAKDLDRHWRNARTVASHNPVVYKQRIVGDWSVNGTEPPFVWDIGTHASVDAAAVRSQETGR, encoded by the coding sequence TTGACCAGCGACACGCTGACCGCCACCACCCAGTCCGCCGCCGAGCGCTTCGCCCCGCTCTTCGCCCGGTTCGCCGAGGGCGTCGTCGCCCGCGAGCAGGACCACGAGCTGCCGCGCGCGCAGGTGCGCGACCTCCTCGAGGCCGGGTTCGGCCGGCTGCGGGTGCCCGTCGCCGAGGGCGGGGAGGGGCTGGACCTCGTCGAGTTCGCCGACCTCCTCGTCGACCTGGCGGCCGCGGACTCCGCTCTGCCGCAGGTGTTCCGCGGGCACATCGCCTGGGTCGAGCAGGTGCTGAGCCTGCCGGCGGGGGAGTACCGGTCGCGCTGGGTCGAGCGCGTCGTCGCCGGTGAGCTCGTCGGCAACGCGTGGAGCGAGGTCGGGGACGGCGTCACGGGCCGGCAGCAGACGGTCGTGACCACCCGCGACGGGCGCACCAGCGTCAGCGGCCGCAAGTACTACACGACCGGCACGATCTTCGCGGACTGGACCGACGCCACCGCCCGCCGCGAGCTCCCGGACGGCTCCTTCGAGACCGTGACCGTCCTCGTGCCGGTCCACGCCGAGGGCGCGAGCGTCTCCGACGACTGGGACGGGTTCGGGCAGCAGCTCACCGGCACCGGCACCCTCGTCCTGGACGACGTCGAGGTGGACGCCGCCGACGTCGCCCCGTTCACCGACCGGTTCCGCTACCAGACGGCGCTCTACCAGCTCGTCCTGCTCGCGGTGCACGCCGGCATCGCCGCCGCCGTCGAGCGCGACACCGGCGCACAGGTGCGCGGCCGCACCCGCAGCTACACCCACGGCCTCGCCCCGCTCGTCCGGAACGACGCCCAGGTGCTGTCGGTCGTGGGGGAGATCTCCGCGACCGCCTTCACGGCCCGCGCCCTCGTCCGCGCTGCGGCGCAGGCCGTCCAGGGGGCCGCCGACACCGCGCACCTGCCCGGCACGGACGCCGACCGCGAGGCCAACGTGCTGGCCGAGATCCGCACGGCGCAGGCCCAGGTCGTCCTGTCCGAGACCGTCCCGCGCGCCGCGACGCTGCTCTTCAACACGCTCGGCGCGTCCGGCACGTCCCGCGCCAAGGACCTCGACCGGCACTGGCGCAACGCACGCACGGTCGCCTCGCACAACCCGGTGGTCTACAAGCAGCGCATCGTGGGGGACTGGTCGGTCAACGGCACCGAGCCGCCCTTCGTCTGGGACATCGGCACCCACGCGTCCGTGGACGCCGCGGCGGTGCGGTCGCAGGAGACGGGTCGGTAG
- a CDS encoding GNAT family N-acetyltransferase, whose product MTDPTPDALVRPLTVGGRVVVRHRLPDGSATDALGDLLADDGETLRIATRRGEVVVARADVLAAKPVPPPPARKGPPHTAVGTEDLERVMAEHWRPLERVDLGGWRLRASEGFTGRANSALALGDPGLPLREAVAAVVDFHTARGLQPLVAVAHPDGGLGEGTALVDLLAATGWTVRTPTVVLTAATDDLPGAAEVPLPAGLRVETSAEPDDAWLERYHYQGLPTVPPAGRRILVSADEQVFVRIVDTGTDGGTTVAIARGSLSPGWAGVTAVETLPSHRRRGLGRRVLAEVADWARSRGAASTYLQVQGDNAAARALYAGVGFTVHHAYHYRVAPQR is encoded by the coding sequence GTGACCGACCCCACGCCCGATGCGCTCGTCCGCCCGCTGACCGTCGGCGGGCGCGTCGTCGTGCGCCACCGGCTGCCCGACGGCTCGGCCACCGACGCCCTCGGGGACCTGCTCGCCGACGACGGGGAGACCCTGCGCATCGCCACCCGGCGCGGGGAGGTCGTCGTGGCCCGCGCGGACGTGCTGGCCGCCAAGCCCGTACCCCCGCCGCCGGCGCGCAAGGGCCCGCCGCACACCGCGGTCGGGACCGAGGACCTCGAACGCGTCATGGCCGAGCACTGGCGCCCGCTGGAGCGCGTCGACCTCGGCGGCTGGCGCCTGCGGGCGAGCGAGGGGTTCACGGGCCGGGCCAACTCGGCCCTGGCGCTCGGGGACCCGGGCCTGCCGCTGCGCGAGGCGGTCGCCGCCGTCGTGGACTTCCACACCGCCCGCGGGCTGCAGCCGCTCGTGGCCGTCGCCCACCCCGACGGCGGGCTGGGCGAGGGCACCGCGCTCGTCGACCTGCTGGCCGCGACCGGCTGGACCGTCCGGACGCCGACGGTCGTGCTGACCGCCGCGACCGACGACCTGCCCGGTGCCGCGGAGGTCCCGCTGCCCGCGGGCCTGCGCGTCGAGACGTCCGCCGAGCCGGACGACGCCTGGCTCGAGCGGTACCACTACCAGGGGCTGCCGACGGTGCCGCCGGCCGGACGCCGCATCCTCGTCTCGGCCGACGAGCAGGTGTTCGTGCGGATCGTCGACACCGGGACGGACGGCGGGACGACGGTGGCGATCGCCCGCGGGTCCCTGTCCCCCGGCTGGGCCGGGGTGACGGCCGTGGAGACGCTCCCCTCGCACCGGCGCCGCGGCCTCGGCCGGCGGGTGCTGGCCGAGGTCGCGGACTGGGCCCGCTCGCGCGGCGCCGCGTCGACCTACCTGCAGGTGCAGGGCGACAACGCGGCCGCGCGGGCGCTGTACGCGGGCGTCGGGTTCACCGTCCACCACGCCTACCACTACCGGGTCGCGCCGCAGCGCTGA
- the fdxA gene encoding ferredoxin: MTYVIAQPCVDVKDKACIEECPVDCIYEGKRSLYIHPDECVDCGACEPVCPVEAIYYEDDVPEQWSAFTAANVEFFDTVGSPGGAAKMGVIDTDHAVVTALPPQAEGH, encoded by the coding sequence GTGACCTACGTCATCGCGCAACCCTGCGTCGACGTCAAGGACAAGGCCTGCATCGAAGAGTGCCCCGTGGACTGCATCTACGAGGGCAAGCGGTCGCTCTACATCCACCCGGACGAGTGCGTCGACTGCGGTGCCTGCGAGCCGGTCTGCCCCGTCGAGGCCATCTACTACGAGGACGACGTCCCCGAGCAGTGGTCGGCCTTCACGGCGGCCAACGTCGAGTTCTTCGACACCGTCGGCTCGCCCGGCGGCGCCGCCAAGATGGGCGTCATCGACACCGACCACGCGGTCGTCACCGCGCTGCCCCCGCAGGCCGAGGGCCACTGA
- the dapC gene encoding succinyldiaminopimelate transaminase, with amino-acid sequence MSAPTRHEPVTGARGRVGASLPDFPWDSLAGAKARARSHPDGIVDLSVGTPVDPTPAVVADALRSAADAPGYPQTHGTAPLREAVAAWFARRRGVPGLDPDGVLPTVGSKELVAWLPFLLGVGAGDTVAHPAVAYPTYDVGARLARATPLGADTVEELQTAWDGGARIRLLWLNSPSNPTGAVRTVAELAALVAWAREHDVVVASDECYAELGWSPAHDTTAGGLVASVLDPRVCGNDHTGLLVAYSTSKQSNLAGYRAAFLAGDPALVAELLEVRKHAGMIVPWPVQVALQAALSDDEHVAAQREVYRARREVLRKALQGAGFRIDASEAGLYLWSTRDEPARTTVDLLADRGILVAPGDFYGPPGARHVRVALTATDERVARVGDRLADLA; translated from the coding sequence GTGAGTGCGCCGACCCGCCACGAGCCGGTGACCGGGGCCCGCGGCCGGGTCGGCGCCTCGCTCCCCGACTTCCCCTGGGACTCCCTCGCGGGCGCCAAGGCCCGCGCCCGGTCCCACCCCGACGGGATCGTCGACCTGTCGGTCGGCACCCCCGTCGACCCGACCCCCGCCGTCGTCGCCGACGCCCTGCGCTCGGCCGCCGACGCCCCCGGCTACCCCCAGACGCACGGCACCGCGCCCCTGCGCGAGGCCGTCGCGGCCTGGTTCGCCCGCCGCCGCGGCGTCCCCGGCCTCGACCCGGACGGCGTCCTGCCCACGGTCGGCTCCAAGGAGCTGGTGGCCTGGCTGCCGTTCCTGCTCGGCGTGGGCGCGGGCGACACCGTCGCCCACCCCGCGGTGGCCTACCCGACGTACGACGTGGGGGCCCGGCTGGCCCGCGCGACGCCGCTGGGGGCGGACACCGTGGAGGAGCTGCAGACCGCCTGGGACGGCGGTGCGCGCATCCGGCTGCTGTGGCTGAACTCCCCGTCGAACCCGACCGGCGCGGTCCGGACGGTCGCCGAGCTCGCGGCCCTGGTGGCCTGGGCGCGCGAGCACGACGTCGTCGTCGCCTCCGACGAGTGCTACGCCGAGCTGGGCTGGTCCCCGGCCCACGACACGACGGCCGGGGGGCTCGTCGCCTCTGTCCTGGACCCGCGCGTGTGTGGGAACGATCACACCGGACTGCTCGTCGCGTACTCGACGTCCAAGCAGTCGAACCTCGCCGGGTACCGGGCCGCGTTCCTCGCCGGCGACCCGGCCCTGGTCGCCGAGCTCCTGGAGGTGCGCAAGCACGCCGGGATGATCGTCCCGTGGCCCGTGCAGGTGGCCCTGCAGGCCGCCCTGAGCGACGACGAGCACGTCGCCGCGCAGCGCGAGGTCTACCGCGCGCGGCGCGAGGTGCTGCGGAAGGCGTTGCAGGGCGCCGGTTTCCGCATCGACGCGAGCGAGGCCGGGCTCTACCTGTGGAGCACCCGGGACGAGCCGGCGCGCACGACCGTCGACCTGCTGGCCGACCGCGGGATCCTCGTCGCCCCCGGCGACTTCTACGGCCCGCCCGGGGCGCGGCACGTCCGCGTGGCCCTCACGGCGACCGACGAACGGGTGGCCCGCGTGGGGGACCGGCTGGCCGACCTGGCGTGA